One segment of Bradyrhizobium sp. WD16 DNA contains the following:
- a CDS encoding amidohydrolase family protein: MSFDLIIRNASLADGRTGIDIAVHAGRIAAIEPAIGAEAGQVIDAAGRLVAPPFVDSHFHLDATLSLGLPRLNRSGTLLEGIALWGELKPLLTAEAVFERAMKYCDLAIAQGLLAIRSHVDICDDHLVAVDALLEVKRQVAPYLHLELVAFPQDGYYRSPGAVRNLSRALDKGVEVVGGIPHFERSMGDGSASVRALCELAAERGLRVDLHCDETDDPLSRHIETLADETHRLGLGGRVTGSHLTSMHSMDNYYVSKLLPLMAEAGVAAIANPLINIVLQGRHDTYPKRRGMTRVAEMRAAGIDVAFGQDCCMDPWYSLGSADMLDVAHMALHVGQLTSRDAMRDCFASITTTAARILGLEDYGTEVGCQADLVVLQATDPIEAIRLRAARLYVVSRGRVVAESEPRRSRLSVPGRPDVVDASSYAPLDHGG, from the coding sequence GTGTCGTTCGATCTGATCATTCGCAACGCGTCGCTTGCCGATGGCCGCACCGGGATCGATATCGCGGTCCATGCCGGCCGCATCGCGGCGATCGAACCTGCCATCGGAGCGGAAGCCGGCCAGGTGATCGACGCCGCCGGCCGCCTCGTCGCGCCGCCTTTCGTCGATTCCCATTTCCATCTCGACGCGACGCTCTCGCTCGGGCTGCCGCGGCTGAACCGCTCCGGCACGCTGCTCGAGGGCATCGCACTATGGGGCGAGCTCAAGCCGCTGCTGACGGCAGAAGCGGTGTTCGAACGGGCGATGAAATATTGCGATCTGGCGATTGCCCAGGGGCTGCTCGCCATCCGCAGCCATGTGGACATCTGCGACGATCATCTTGTGGCGGTAGACGCGCTGCTCGAGGTCAAGCGCCAGGTCGCGCCCTATCTGCATCTCGAACTCGTGGCCTTCCCCCAGGACGGCTATTATCGATCGCCGGGCGCGGTCAGGAACCTGTCCCGCGCGCTCGACAAGGGTGTCGAGGTGGTCGGCGGCATTCCGCATTTCGAGCGCAGCATGGGTGACGGAAGCGCATCGGTGCGCGCGCTGTGCGAACTCGCCGCCGAGCGCGGCCTGCGCGTCGACCTGCACTGCGACGAGACCGACGATCCGCTGTCGCGGCACATCGAGACCCTGGCCGACGAGACCCATCGCCTCGGTCTTGGCGGACGCGTCACCGGCTCGCACCTCACCTCCATGCATTCCATGGACAACTACTACGTCTCCAAGTTGCTGCCGCTGATGGCCGAGGCCGGGGTCGCGGCCATTGCCAATCCGCTGATCAACATCGTCCTGCAAGGGCGGCACGACACCTATCCGAAGCGCCGCGGCATGACCCGCGTCGCGGAAATGCGCGCGGCCGGCATCGACGTCGCCTTCGGCCAGGACTGCTGCATGGACCCGTGGTATTCGCTCGGCTCGGCCGACATGCTGGACGTCGCGCATATGGCCTTGCATGTCGGGCAGCTGACCTCGCGCGACGCCATGCGCGACTGCTTCGCCTCGATCACCACGACCGCCGCACGCATCCTTGGACTGGAGGATTACGGCACGGAGGTCGGCTGCCAGGCCGACCTGGTGGTGCTGCAGGCGACGGATCCGATCGAGGCGATCCGGCTGCGCGCCGCGCGGCTCTACGTCGTCAGCCGTGGCCGCGTCGTCGCCGAAAGCGAGCCGCGGCGGTCGAGGCTCTCCGTCCCGGGCCGGCCCGATGTCGTCGATGCGTCGTCCTACGCGCCGCTGGATCATGGGGGATGA
- the mutL gene encoding DNA mismatch repair endonuclease MutL, with protein sequence MPVRQLPETIVNRIAAGEVVERPASAVKELVENAIDAGASRIDIFTEGGGRRRITITDDGQGMTRADLALAVDRHATSKLDDEDLLAIKTLGFRGEALPSIGAVAKLAITTRHAGEPHAWALNVEGGAKSPIAPSALSRGTRVDVSELFYATPARLKFLKTDRTEAEAIRETVRRLAMARPDIAFTLAGEERAPVTWAAALPGGPGRLTRLGDILGADFRTHAIAVMSEREGVHVEGFAAAPALTRANALGQYLFVNGRPVRDKLIIGAVRAAYADYLPRDRHPVVALFVTLPPQEVDANVHPAKTEVRFRNAGLVRALIVHALKEGLAREGRRTAGNSGEAAIAAFRSRPVNWDWQRSPAAPGPAFVSPTASPFGSGFTATIADAAPGFAAPAQPAFDVGAPAADLRGHAAPPPDLIDAPLGAARTQIHGTYIVSQTRDGLIVVDQHAAHERIVYERLKASLERDGVGRQILLIPQIVELDEATVERLLGRAGELERFGLVVESFGPGAVAVRETPALLGRGDAAALLRDLAEHMAEWDEALPLERRLMHVAATMACHGSVRAGRILKPEEMNALLREMESTPNSGQCNHGRPTYVELKLADIERLFGRR encoded by the coding sequence ATGCCCGTCCGCCAGCTTCCCGAAACCATCGTCAACCGCATCGCCGCCGGCGAGGTGGTCGAACGGCCGGCGAGCGCCGTCAAGGAACTGGTGGAGAACGCCATCGATGCCGGCGCAAGCCGGATCGACATCTTCACCGAGGGCGGCGGCCGGCGCCGCATCACCATCACCGACGACGGCCAAGGCATGACGAGGGCCGACCTCGCGCTCGCCGTCGACCGCCACGCCACCTCCAAGCTCGACGACGAGGACCTGCTGGCGATCAAGACGCTCGGCTTCCGCGGCGAGGCCCTGCCCTCGATCGGCGCGGTGGCGAAACTCGCCATCACCACGCGTCACGCCGGCGAGCCCCATGCCTGGGCGCTGAACGTCGAGGGCGGCGCCAAGTCGCCGATCGCGCCGTCGGCACTGTCGCGCGGCACCCGCGTCGATGTCAGCGAACTTTTCTACGCGACGCCGGCACGGCTGAAATTCCTCAAGACCGACCGCACCGAGGCCGAGGCGATCCGCGAGACGGTGCGCCGTCTCGCCATGGCGAGACCGGACATCGCCTTCACCCTCGCCGGGGAGGAACGCGCGCCGGTGACCTGGGCGGCGGCGCTGCCCGGCGGGCCCGGCCGCCTCACCCGGCTCGGCGACATTCTCGGCGCCGACTTCCGCACCCATGCCATCGCGGTGATGTCCGAGCGCGAAGGGGTTCATGTCGAAGGTTTCGCCGCGGCGCCGGCGCTGACCCGGGCCAATGCGCTCGGCCAGTATCTGTTCGTCAACGGCCGGCCGGTGCGCGACAAGTTGATCATCGGCGCGGTGCGCGCCGCCTATGCCGACTACCTGCCGCGCGACCGTCATCCCGTGGTGGCGCTGTTCGTCACGCTGCCGCCACAGGAAGTCGACGCCAATGTCCATCCGGCCAAGACCGAGGTGCGCTTCCGCAATGCCGGCCTGGTGCGCGCGCTGATCGTCCATGCGCTGAAGGAAGGTCTCGCCCGCGAGGGCCGCCGCACCGCCGGCAACAGCGGCGAGGCGGCGATAGCGGCGTTTCGCTCGAGGCCGGTCAACTGGGACTGGCAGCGCTCGCCGGCGGCGCCTGGGCCGGCCTTCGTGTCGCCGACGGCGTCGCCCTTCGGCTCCGGCTTTACTGCCACGATCGCCGATGCGGCGCCTGGCTTTGCCGCACCGGCGCAGCCGGCGTTCGACGTCGGCGCCCCGGCCGCCGACCTGCGCGGCCACGCCGCGCCGCCGCCGGACCTGATCGACGCCCCCCTCGGCGCGGCGCGCACCCAGATCCACGGCACCTATATCGTGTCGCAGACCCGCGACGGTCTCATCGTCGTCGATCAGCACGCCGCCCACGAGCGCATCGTCTACGAGCGGCTCAAGGCGTCGCTGGAGCGCGACGGCGTCGGCCGCCAGATCCTGCTGATCCCGCAGATCGTCGAACTGGACGAGGCCACGGTGGAGCGGCTCCTCGGCCGCGCCGGCGAACTCGAGCGCTTCGGCCTCGTCGTCGAATCCTTCGGTCCCGGCGCGGTCGCGGTGCGGGAGACCCCCGCCCTGCTCGGCCGAGGTGATGCCGCGGCGCTGCTGCGCGATCTCGCCGAGCACATGGCCGAATGGGACGAGGCGCTGCCGCTGGAGCGCCGGCTGATGCATGTCGCCGCCACCATGGCCTGCCATGGCTCGGTACGGGCGGGGCGCATCCTCAAGCCCGAGGAGATGAACGCGCTGCTGCGGGAAATGGAATCGACCCCCAATTCCGGCCAGTGCAACCATGGCCGGCCGACTTATGTCGAGCTCAAGCTCGCCGACATCGAAAGGCTGTTCGGTCGTCGCTGA
- a CDS encoding NUDIX hydrolase — protein sequence MADHPTRRRLSARWLILNPASEVLLFRFVHSHGPLAGKDYWATPGGGVEPGETVEAAALRELREETGVILSHAGPLAARREASFQLPDGEWVIADEHYFVVRISQERLSRDGWTEQERDVMTEEAWWSAARLRTTTSIVWPENLVGMLEGLGPCEALLD from the coding sequence ATGGCCGATCACCCAACGCGAAGGCGACTGTCCGCCCGCTGGCTCATCCTTAATCCAGCGAGCGAAGTACTGCTGTTCCGCTTCGTTCACAGCCACGGCCCGTTGGCGGGCAAAGACTATTGGGCAACGCCCGGCGGCGGCGTCGAGCCAGGCGAAACCGTCGAGGCGGCAGCACTCCGTGAGCTGCGGGAAGAGACCGGGGTGATTTTATCGCACGCCGGTCCGTTGGCCGCGCGGCGGGAGGCCTCGTTTCAACTCCCCGACGGAGAATGGGTGATCGCGGACGAGCATTATTTCGTGGTCCGGATCAGCCAGGAACGGTTATCCAGGGACGGCTGGACCGAACAGGAGCGAGACGTGATGACCGAGGAGGCCTGGTGGTCGGCTGCCCGTCTCAGAACCACGACGAGCATCGTCTGGCCGGAAAATCTGGTCGGAATGCTCGAGGGTCTCGGACCTTGCGAAGCTCTGCTAGATTGA
- the arfB gene encoding alternative ribosome rescue aminoacyl-tRNA hydrolase ArfB codes for MLRINHAISIDDDDVEISFVRASGPGGQNVNKLATAAQLRWDSHRAALPPDMAERLARLAGRRMTKDGVIVIQADRYRTQERNRQDAIDRLVDLLRDAAVRPKPRRATRPTLGSKQRRLEGKKHRGDVKAMRGRISD; via the coding sequence ATGCTGCGCATCAATCACGCCATTTCCATCGACGACGACGATGTCGAGATCAGCTTTGTCCGGGCCTCCGGGCCCGGCGGGCAGAACGTCAACAAGCTCGCCACGGCCGCGCAGCTGCGCTGGGACAGCCACCGCGCCGCGCTGCCGCCGGACATGGCCGAGCGTCTCGCCCGCCTCGCCGGGCGCCGCATGACCAAGGACGGTGTCATCGTCATCCAGGCCGATCGCTACCGCACCCAGGAGCGCAACCGCCAGGATGCCATCGATCGGCTGGTGGACCTGCTTCGCGACGCCGCGGTGCGGCCCAAGCCCCGCCGGGCGACCCGCCCCACCCTCGGCTCCAAGCAGCGACGCCTCGAAGGCAAGAAGCATCGCGGCGACGTCAAGGCCATGCGCGGCCGAATCAGCGACTGA
- a CDS encoding pitrilysin family protein translates to MRRRDFLRAAGAFALAGAALPLAPRLAQAAARIQRVVSPGGIEAWFVQDATVPLVAMEYAFAGGAAQDPADKSGVSHMVAETLDEGAGDLDSSAYHDRLERRAIQLSFSTARDYFRGSLRMLKDNRDEAFSLLRLTLIEPRFDGDAVERIRSQIISILRRETTTPTSLANRSFWQLAYPDHPYGRATNGSLDSVPTISTADLRSYVRRTLTRDKLRIGVVGDIDAATLGRLLDDTFGALPATSSLIDVPTVAAIKPPQRVFVPLDVPQTVVTFGGPGLLRNDPDFMAGYVANHILGGGSLSSRLYREVREKRGLVYSIYDSLVWMQNSALFAGSTATRADRAEETVETLDREIRRMGEDGPSQKELDEAKSYLKGSQMLALDTSSKIAAAMMQYQLDGLPIDYIEIRNGLVDAVTLDDARRAAKRLWGSGLLTVVVGRPVKATAQSLPAAAAPPQPVRN, encoded by the coding sequence ATGCGCCGCCGAGACTTTCTCCGCGCCGCCGGCGCCTTCGCGCTGGCCGGCGCCGCCCTGCCGCTCGCGCCGCGCCTCGCCCAGGCCGCCGCCAGGATCCAACGCGTGGTGTCGCCCGGCGGCATCGAGGCCTGGTTTGTCCAGGACGCCACCGTGCCGCTGGTGGCCATGGAATACGCTTTTGCCGGCGGCGCCGCCCAGGACCCGGCGGACAAGTCCGGCGTCAGTCATATGGTGGCGGAGACGCTCGACGAGGGCGCCGGCGACCTCGATTCCAGTGCCTATCACGATCGACTCGAACGTCGTGCCATCCAGCTCTCCTTCTCCACCGCCCGCGACTATTTCCGCGGCTCGCTGCGGATGCTCAAGGACAACCGCGACGAGGCCTTCAGCCTGCTGCGGCTGACGCTGATCGAACCGCGCTTCGACGGTGATGCGGTCGAGCGCATCCGCTCGCAGATCATCTCGATCCTGCGCCGCGAGACCACGACGCCGACCTCGCTGGCCAATCGCAGCTTCTGGCAGCTCGCCTATCCCGATCATCCCTATGGCCGCGCCACCAACGGCAGCCTCGACAGCGTCCCCACCATTTCCACCGCCGACCTGCGCAGCTATGTCCGCCGTACCCTGACGCGCGACAAGCTGCGCATCGGCGTCGTCGGCGACATCGACGCCGCGACCCTCGGCCGCCTGCTCGACGACACCTTCGGCGCGCTGCCGGCAACCAGTTCGCTCATCGATGTCCCCACGGTGGCCGCGATCAAGCCGCCGCAGCGGGTGTTCGTGCCGCTCGACGTGCCGCAGACGGTGGTGACCTTCGGCGGCCCTGGCCTGTTGCGCAACGATCCCGACTTCATGGCCGGCTATGTCGCCAACCACATCCTCGGCGGCGGCTCGCTGTCGTCGCGGCTCTATCGCGAAGTGCGCGAGAAGCGGGGCCTCGTCTACTCGATCTACGATTCGCTGGTGTGGATGCAGAACTCGGCGCTGTTCGCCGGCTCGACCGCGACCCGCGCCGACCGCGCCGAGGAGACGGTCGAGACCCTCGACCGCGAAATCCGCCGCATGGGCGAGGACGGACCGAGCCAAAAGGAACTCGACGAGGCGAAGTCCTATCTCAAGGGCTCGCAGATGCTGGCCCTCGACACCTCGTCGAAGATCGCCGCGGCCATGATGCAATATCAGCTCGACGGCCTGCCGATCGACTATATCGAGATCCGCAACGGCCTCGTCGACGCGGTGACCCTCGATGACGCGCGGCGTGCGGCGAAACGGCTGTGGGGCAGCGGCCTGCTCACGGTCGTGGTCGGCCGCCCGGTGAAGGCCACCGCCCAGTCGCTGCCGGCCGCCGCTGCTCCGCCCCAACCGGTCCGCAACTGA
- a CDS encoding M16 family metallopeptidase, with amino-acid sequence MIRSPRHLSPRHLLRHLAADFCSPLTAPALAVALLATPAHAVEVPPAAVGAPPREEAPPPKPSTFSLANGLQVVVIPDHRTPVVTEMIWYKVGSADETPGKSGLAHFLEHLMFKGTAKHPAGEFSQTVIRVGGNENAFTSTDYTGYFQRVARDKLATMMAFEADRMTGLTLKNEEVLPERDVVLEEYNMRVANSPDARLTEQIMAALYLNHPYGRPVIGWHQEIEKLNREDALAFYKRFYAPNNATLVIAGDVTADEVRPLVERNFAAIPAQPDIPVQRVRPQEPAPAGPRTVTLADPRVEQPALRRYYLVPAATGSTTDSDALELLAQVLGGGNNSLLYRALVVDKPLAVSTGTWYQGTAVDATQFAISASPKPGVDFAQIEAAIDAVIAEVAQNGVSAETLERAKTQLIAEAVYAQDSQSTLARWYGAALTVGLKVDDVIEWPRRIRAVTANQVRDAARTWLDKKRSVTGYLVKDNAPRREEKRS; translated from the coding sequence ATGATCCGCTCACCGCGACACCTGTCACCGCGACACTTGCTCCGCCATCTCGCTGCCGATTTCTGCTCCCCGCTGACGGCCCCGGCCCTTGCGGTCGCACTGCTGGCCACGCCGGCGCACGCCGTCGAGGTGCCTCCGGCTGCCGTCGGCGCACCGCCGCGCGAGGAGGCTCCCCCGCCGAAGCCATCAACCTTCAGCCTCGCCAACGGCCTTCAGGTCGTAGTCATTCCCGACCATCGCACCCCGGTGGTCACGGAGATGATCTGGTACAAGGTGGGCTCCGCCGACGAGACCCCGGGCAAATCGGGCCTTGCCCATTTCCTCGAACACCTGATGTTCAAGGGCACCGCCAAGCATCCGGCCGGCGAATTCTCCCAGACCGTGATCCGGGTCGGGGGCAACGAGAATGCCTTCACCTCGACCGACTACACCGGCTATTTCCAGCGTGTGGCGCGCGACAAGCTCGCCACCATGATGGCGTTCGAAGCCGACCGCATGACCGGCCTGACGCTGAAGAACGAGGAGGTGCTGCCGGAACGCGACGTGGTGCTGGAAGAATACAATATGCGCGTCGCCAACAGCCCCGACGCCCGGCTCACCGAGCAGATCATGGCGGCACTGTATCTCAATCACCCCTATGGCCGGCCGGTGATCGGCTGGCACCAGGAAATCGAGAAGCTCAACCGCGAGGATGCGCTCGCCTTCTACAAGCGCTTCTACGCCCCCAACAACGCCACGCTGGTGATCGCCGGCGACGTCACCGCCGACGAGGTGCGCCCGCTGGTCGAACGCAATTTCGCGGCAATCCCGGCGCAGCCCGACATCCCGGTCCAGCGCGTGCGCCCGCAGGAGCCGGCGCCCGCCGGCCCGCGCACCGTGACGCTGGCCGATCCCCGCGTCGAGCAGCCGGCGCTGCGCCGCTATTATCTGGTGCCGGCGGCGACCGGCTCCACCACCGACAGCGACGCCCTCGAACTACTCGCCCAGGTGCTCGGCGGCGGCAACAATTCGCTGCTCTATCGCGCCCTCGTCGTCGACAAGCCGCTCGCGGTCAGCACCGGCACCTGGTACCAGGGCACGGCGGTGGATGCGACCCAGTTCGCCATTTCCGCCTCGCCAAAGCCCGGAGTAGACTTCGCCCAGATCGAGGCCGCGATCGACGCGGTGATCGCCGAAGTGGCGCAGAACGGCGTCTCCGCCGAGACGCTGGAGCGCGCCAAGACCCAGCTCATTGCCGAAGCAGTCTATGCCCAGGACAGCCAGAGCACACTGGCGCGCTGGTATGGCGCCGCCCTCACCGTCGGCCTCAAGGTCGATGACGTGATCGAGTGGCCGCGTCGCATCCGCGCCGTCACCGCCAACCAGGTGCGCGATGCCGCACGCACCTGGCTCGACAAGAAGCGCTCCGTGACCGGTTATCTCGTCAAGGACAACGCGCCCCGGCGCGAGGAGAAACGCTCGTGA
- the lspA gene encoding signal peptidase II, giving the protein MKPPLRAGIIAAAITLVLDQAAKQWLLQIFDLPRRGAYEVTPFFDLVMAWNTGISYGWFQNQGPIGQTLLVALKAVAVVVMAIWMARSQTVLASLSLGLIIGGAIGNAIDRLLYGAVVDFALLHAQIGGTTYNWYVFNLADVAIVAGVVGLLYDSFFGRTAVKAP; this is encoded by the coding sequence ATGAAACCGCCGCTCCGCGCCGGCATCATTGCCGCCGCCATCACGCTGGTGCTCGACCAGGCCGCCAAGCAGTGGCTGCTGCAGATCTTCGATCTGCCGCGTCGCGGCGCCTATGAGGTGACGCCGTTCTTCGACCTCGTGATGGCCTGGAATACCGGCATCAGCTATGGCTGGTTCCAGAACCAGGGGCCCATCGGCCAGACCCTGCTGGTGGCGCTGAAGGCCGTGGCGGTGGTGGTGATGGCGATCTGGATGGCGCGGTCCCAGACCGTGCTCGCCAGCCTCAGCCTCGGTCTGATCATCGGCGGCGCGATCGGCAATGCGATCGACCGGCTGCTCTACGGCGCCGTGGTCGATTTTGCATTGCTGCACGCCCAGATCGGCGGGACCACCTATAACTGGTACGTCTTCAACCTCGCAGATGTGGCCATTGTTGCCGGTGTGGTGGGCCTCCTGTATGACTCCTTCTTTGGCAGGACCGCCGTAAAAGCGCCCTGA
- the ileS gene encoding isoleucine--tRNA ligase: MTNSKASDAKTSTAKTSSAKTAEAAGHDYSKTLYLPQTDFPMRAGLPQREPEILARWNDIDLYRKLRESARGRAKFVLHDGPPYANGHIHIGHALNKILKDLVTRSQQMLGFDSNYVPGWDCHGLPIEWKIEEENYRSKGKTKPDLKNSAAMIAFRRECRAYAGHWLDVQREEFKRLGVVGDWAHPYTTMSHPAEAQIAREIMKFAANGTLYRGSKPVMWSVVEKTALAEAEVEYEDHTSDTVWVKFPVAQVELAGSTEATPALIEAVAGAAVVIWTTTPWTLPGNRAISFSSKIGYGLYRVTAAPADNWAKAGDLLVLADSLAEAVFKQARVDGFERVGAVPATALAAMECAHPLAGLEGGYEFRVPLLDGEHVTADTGTGFVHTAPGHGREDFEIWTANARALAARGINPAIPYTVDADGALTTQAPGFTGRRVLTDKGEKGDANEAVIKALIERGMLLARSRLKHQYPHSWRSKKPVIFRNTPQWFIAMDQPIADDTGASKDGDTLRARALKAIAATRWVPPQGQNRITGMIAGRPDWVVSRQRAWGVPITVFVREKADGSVEILKDEAINQRIAEAFMEEGADAWYAEGAAARFLGARASEGWQKVDDILDVWFDSGSTHAFVLEDQQNFPSLAGIRRKVDGGGDTVMYLEGSDQHRGWFHSSLLESCGTRGRAPYDVVLTHGFTLDEQGRKMSKSLGNTVEPQKVIAQSGADILRLWVASSDTADDQRIGPEILKNTIETYRKLRNTIRWMLGTLHHFHRDDAVEVTKMPELERLMLHRLAELDGVVRRAYADFDYKTVVAALAAFMNTELSAFYFDIRKDTLYCDPPSSPARKSALTTIDMLCDAILKWLAPILSFTCDEAWLLYRPDAEPSVHLTTFRDDLASLRDDALAARWETIRAVRRVITGALEVERAAKKIGSSLEASPLVYVSDPAVLALLADVDLAEIAITSNAMLTDADAPADAFRLADVPGVAVVIERAVGTKCARSWKILPTVGSDPQYPDVTPRDAEALREWKALGHAV, translated from the coding sequence ATGACCAATTCCAAAGCTTCCGACGCCAAGACTTCAACTGCCAAGACTTCAAGCGCCAAGACCGCAGAGGCCGCCGGCCACGATTATTCCAAGACGCTGTACCTGCCGCAGACCGATTTCCCGATGCGGGCCGGCCTGCCCCAGCGCGAGCCGGAGATCCTGGCGCGCTGGAACGACATCGACCTCTACCGCAAGCTGCGCGAGAGCGCCCGCGGCCGCGCCAAGTTCGTGCTGCATGACGGGCCGCCCTATGCCAACGGCCACATCCATATCGGGCATGCGCTCAACAAGATCCTGAAGGACCTGGTGACGCGGAGCCAGCAGATGCTCGGCTTCGATTCCAATTACGTGCCCGGCTGGGACTGCCACGGCCTGCCGATCGAATGGAAGATCGAGGAGGAGAACTACCGCTCCAAGGGCAAGACCAAGCCGGACCTGAAGAACTCGGCGGCGATGATCGCCTTCCGCCGCGAATGCCGGGCCTATGCCGGCCACTGGCTCGATGTCCAGCGCGAGGAATTCAAGCGCCTCGGCGTCGTCGGCGACTGGGCCCATCCCTACACCACCATGAGCCATCCCGCCGAGGCGCAGATCGCCCGCGAGATCATGAAATTCGCCGCCAACGGCACGCTCTATCGCGGCTCCAAGCCGGTGATGTGGTCGGTGGTCGAAAAGACCGCGCTGGCCGAGGCCGAAGTCGAGTACGAGGATCACACCTCCGACACCGTCTGGGTGAAATTCCCGGTGGCGCAGGTCGAACTCGCCGGCAGCACCGAGGCCACGCCGGCGCTGATCGAGGCCGTCGCCGGCGCCGCGGTCGTGATCTGGACCACCACTCCCTGGACGCTGCCGGGCAACCGCGCCATCAGCTTCTCGTCGAAGATCGGCTATGGCCTCTATCGCGTCACCGCGGCGCCGGCCGACAACTGGGCCAAGGCGGGCGATCTGCTCGTGCTCGCAGACAGCCTCGCCGAGGCGGTGTTCAAGCAGGCGCGGGTCGACGGCTTCGAGAGAGTGGGCGCGGTGCCCGCCACGGCGCTCGCCGCCATGGAGTGCGCCCATCCGCTCGCCGGCCTCGAGGGCGGCTACGAATTCCGCGTGCCGCTGCTCGACGGCGAGCACGTCACCGCCGACACCGGCACCGGCTTCGTCCACACCGCGCCGGGGCACGGCCGCGAGGACTTCGAGATCTGGACCGCCAACGCGCGGGCGCTCGCCGCCCGCGGCATCAATCCGGCCATCCCCTACACCGTCGACGCCGACGGCGCCCTGACCACCCAGGCGCCGGGCTTCACCGGCCGCCGCGTCCTCACCGACAAGGGCGAGAAGGGCGACGCCAACGAGGCGGTGATCAAGGCCCTGATCGAACGCGGCATGCTGCTGGCGCGCTCACGGCTCAAGCACCAGTATCCGCATTCCTGGCGCTCGAAGAAGCCGGTGATCTTCCGCAATACGCCGCAATGGTTCATCGCCATGGACCAGCCGATCGCCGACGATACCGGCGCTTCGAAGGACGGCGACACGCTGCGGGCGCGGGCGCTCAAGGCCATCGCCGCGACCCGCTGGGTGCCGCCCCAGGGCCAGAACCGCATCACCGGCATGATCGCCGGGCGGCCGGACTGGGTGGTCTCGCGCCAGCGCGCCTGGGGCGTGCCGATCACCGTCTTCGTCCGCGAGAAGGCCGACGGCTCGGTCGAGATCCTCAAGGACGAAGCCATCAACCAGCGCATCGCCGAGGCCTTCATGGAGGAAGGCGCCGACGCCTGGTACGCCGAGGGCGCAGCCGCCCGCTTCCTGGGCGCGCGCGCGAGCGAAGGCTGGCAGAAGGTCGACGACATCCTCGACGTCTGGTTCGATTCCGGCTCGACCCACGCCTTCGTGCTGGAGGATCAGCAGAACTTCCCGAGTCTCGCCGGCATCCGCCGCAAGGTCGATGGCGGCGGCGACACCGTGATGTATCTGGAAGGCTCGGACCAGCATCGCGGCTGGTTCCACTCGTCGCTGCTCGAGAGCTGCGGCACCCGCGGCCGTGCCCCCTACGACGTGGTGCTGACCCACGGCTTCACCCTGGACGAACAGGGCCGCAAGATGTCGAAGTCGCTCGGCAACACCGTCGAGCCGCAGAAGGTCATCGCACAGTCCGGCGCCGACATCCTGCGGCTATGGGTGGCGAGCTCGGATACCGCCGACGACCAGCGCATCGGCCCGGAGATCCTCAAGAACACCATCGAGACCTATCGCAAGCTGCGCAACACCATCCGCTGGATGCTCGGCACGCTGCATCACTTCCACCGCGACGACGCGGTCGAGGTGACGAAGATGCCGGAGCTCGAACGATTGATGCTGCACCGCCTCGCCGAACTCGATGGCGTGGTGCGCCGGGCCTATGCGGATTTCGACTACAAGACTGTGGTGGCGGCGCTCGCCGCCTTCATGAACACCGAACTGTCGGCGTTCTATTTCGACATCCGCAAGGACACGCTGTATTGCGATCCGCCGTCCTCGCCGGCGCGCAAATCGGCGCTCACCACCATCGACATGCTGTGCGACGCCATCCTGAAATGGCTGGCGCCGATCCTGTCCTTCACCTGCGACGAAGCCTGGCTGCTGTACCGGCCCGATGCGGAGCCTTCCGTGCATCTGACCACGTTCCGCGACGATCTTGCGTCGCTGCGCGACGACGCGTTGGCGGCGCGGTGGGAGACCATCCGGGCGGTGCGGCGGGTCATCACCGGCGCGCTGGAAGTCGAGCGCGCCGCCAAGAAGATCGGCTCCTCGCTCGAGGCCTCGCCGCTCGTCTACGTCTCCGATCCGGCCGTGTTGGCGCTGCTGGCCGATGTCGACCTGGCCGAGATCGCGATCACCTCGAATGCGATGCTGACCGATGCGGATGCGCCGGCGGACGCCTTCCGGCTCGCCGACGTGCCGGGCGTCGCGGTGGTGATCGAGCGCGCCGTGGGCACCAAATGCGCCCGGTCGTGGAAGATCCTGCCGACCGTCGGCAGCGATCCGCAGTACCCGGACGTGACGCCGCGCGACGCCGAGGCGCTGCGCGAATGGAAGGCGCTGGGCCATGCGGTCTAG